A region from the Medicago truncatula cultivar Jemalong A17 chromosome 6, MtrunA17r5.0-ANR, whole genome shotgun sequence genome encodes:
- the LOC25496252 gene encoding mucin-1, protein MASSHHTAVLMLLVALLLSSAVARSSPNSSPFPSPAISPSADSPVASPSPSGPSPAISPSASSTASSSAPVPVKSSPSPSPSAINSPPSPQASPAATPAITPSSISIPPSKVPSTSTNDAALNRFTVAGSAAVVVFAAALMM, encoded by the exons ATGGCTTCTTCTCATCACACCGCTGTGTTGATGCTTTTGGTTGCACTGTTGCTGAGTTCCGCCGTTGCTAGATCATCCCCCAACTCTTCTCCGTTTCCATCACCTGCTATTTCTCCCTCAGCTGACTCACCAGTGGCCTCTCCTTCACCATCTG GACCATCGCCTGCGATTTCTCCCTCCGCTAGCTCAACGGCATCTTCATCTGCTCCCGTACCTGTGAAGAGCAGTCCTTCTCCTTCACCGTCTGCCATCAACTCTCCACCATCTCCTCAAGCTTCACCTGCAGCTACTCCTGCTATTACTCCATCGTCGATCTCTATCCCTCCATCTAAAGTACCATCAACGTCCACAAACGACGCCGCTTTGAACAGATTTACAGTTGCTGGATCTGCTGCTGTCGTGGTTTTCGCTGCTGCTTTGATGATGTAG